GTTCCAACTGTTACGGAATCAATGCAGAAGGAGGGCAGGCAAAAGCAAATGGGTGGGACCATATACTTGGAGATGAAGGAAGCGGTTTTTCAATGGGGATCCATACCCTGAGGGCGATTATGAGAGCTTATGACGGCAGAGGTCCGGAAACTCTGCTTATGGAAAATGTTTTTGAATATTTAAAAATAAAAGACATTGATGAGCTTAATATGTGGACATATGACACAGAATTCTCAAAAGATCGTTTTGCTTCATTATCTCTGGTTCTCTGCAATACTGCTGAGATGGGAGACAAGGTTGCAATTAAAATTTTAAAAAAAGAAGCTCATGAAGCGATACTTAATGTTAAAACTGTTGTTAGCAAACTTAAGCTTGAAAATAAGGATTTCGATCTGGTTTTTGTAGGAAAAAACTTCAGATGTAAAAAATATTTTACTGATATTATTTTGAAAAAATTAAAAAAGGATTTTCCCTTAATTAATTTTTTACCGCTTATAAACAGGCCGGTTGAGGGGGCAGTACGGCTGGCGGCAGAAATATAAAAAATAGCGGAAGATCTTAAAAAAATGAAATAGAAATGAGATTATTCACAGGTGTTGGTACAGGAGCTGTCAGAGATATATTGAATTTAAAAAATTGATTTTTGATATTTAAGAATGATACAGCTTATATGCTTTAATTATCTGCTTTTTATATTTATGTCAATCAAAGAAAAGACAGCAAATTATACGTCTCCATGGATACTATTTACAAAAAAGAAACAGTGTGATAGCATACTTTCACCTGATTTCTAAAAGAGTCAGGAAGAAAGTTGCTCTTTAAAATAAAAACAATAAAGTCGTTGAACAGGAATAGTAAGCATTGGGCGGCAAAGAGAGAGTCACTGGTGGTGGGAATGTGACTGCAGGGCCGGTGTCTGAATGGGCCTGGGAGATGCCTGGTAGAACTCCGGAAATCTACTTGGGGTGATTGAACAGGAAAGTAGACCAGGACGGTTTCCTCCGTTATCAAGGGATAGGGTATGCAGGTACCTGAAAAGAGCACTGTTTTAATAGTTTTCATTGAAATTTTTTTGTAAGTAACAGATTGCAGAATTATTAAGCAGTGAAGTAGAGTGGCACCGCGGGAAGTATAACCTCTCGTCTCTACATTTTCAATTGTTTCAGGCTGTTTTCTATAAATGGCCGGACTCGGACAATTGAAATCATTGTAGAATGAAAGAGGTTTTTTATTTCCGGGTGTTTTTCTTTTTTTTGGACAAAGATAAATCAGGCAAAAAAATCTGTAATTAAGGCCCGGCCTCTTTCAGAGTATTTTTAAAAAATTTTATGAAAGGACAAAAATGGAAGACAAAACAAAAAAATATATATTGCCTGAAAGTGAAATACCTTCAAAATGGTATAATATCAATCCTGATCTGCCAAAACCTCTGGCTCCGCCCTGTAATCCTCAGACCGGCAAGCCTCTCACTCCTGAAGAGCTGGAAGTAATATTTCCAAGAAGCATAATAGAACAGGAAGTAAGCATGCAGAACTACATTGATATTCCTGCTGAACTGATTGATATTTACAGAATGTGGAGACCCACTCCTCTTGTTCGGGCTGAAAGACTCGAGCGCATGATTGATACACCTGCAAAAATATTTTTTAAGAACGAATCGGCAAGTCCGGCCGGAAGTCACAAACCCAATACTGCTGTTGCTCAGGCTTATTATAATAAAAAAGACGGTACCGGCAGGCTTACAACAGAGACAGGTGCAGGCCAGTGGGGCTGCGCCCTTAGTTTTGCCGGGGCACTTATAGGGATACCTGTAACTGTTTATATGGTAAAAGTAAGCTATGAGCAGAAACCTTATAGAAAAATTATGATGCATGCATATGGCGGAAAAGTCTATGCATCACCCTCAAAACTGACTGATGCAGGAAGGGCAATGCTTGCCCTGGATCCTGATTGTCCGGGAAGCCTTGGCCTTGCAATAAGTGAAGCTGTTGAGGAAGCAGTAAAAAGCGGAGGAGAAGCGAAGTATAGCCTGGGAAGCGTGTTAAATCATGTAATTCTGCATCAGACAATAGTTGGTCTTGAAACCAAAGATCAGTTTAAAAAAATGGGGATAACCCCCGATGTCCTTATAGCATGCGTCGGAGGAGGAAGCAATTTTGGCGGTTTTGTATTCCCGTTTATACCTGACAAACTGAAAGGCAAAGATATTAGAATGATTGCAGTAGAGCCTACATCCTGCCCGACTCTTACAAAAGGGGAATTTACTTTTGATTACGGAGATACAAGCAAGATGGCACCCATAGTCCAGATGTATACTCTGGGACATGATTTTATGCCGCCATCTATTCATGCAGGCGGTCTGAGATATCATGGAATGGCTCCCCAGGTAAGTATGCTTTATCATGAAGGACTTATTGAGGCTGTGGCATATCCCCAGAATCCATGTTTTGAGGCTGCAATGATGTTTGCAAAAGCGGAAGGGATAATACCTGCCCCTGAATCCAGCCATGCCATAAAGTGTGCAATAGACGAAGCATTAAAGTGCAGAAAGACAGGAGAGAAAAAAGTAATTGCCTTTAATCTGAGTGGCCATGGCCATTTTGATATGACTGCATATGAAAAATATATGGAAGGTAAACTGGCTGATTATGAATATCCGAAAGAGTTTGTAAAGGAATCCCTGAAAAAACTTCCAAAGGTAGAGATATAGAGTCCTGTTTGTTTTTTTATATAAATGTAAAAAACAATATGGATTTTCCAAACGGAGCAGGTTTGAATCTGCTCCGTTTTTTATAAAATATATTCCGGGTTTCCCAAAATATCCGATAATACCCAACAGAATGAAGAATATAAAGATGAGAATATAAAGATGATATGCCGGAAGATATCTCTTTTGTTCCGGCGCTAAATTTCATTGCAGTGCATGTAGCATCCGGGACTTTGATTTTGTGGTCGGAGCTTACCGTGCTTCTTTTTGTCTTAATTTCCGTTCCGACAATAATATTTTTTTATTGTGATATAAAAAATATGATAAAAATGACATTAGAACTCAAGCGGAAAATGACCAGATAGCTGAAGATGCAGAAAAAGCAAAAAAGACGGACAGATTCTGTCTGTGCAGAAAAACAAATAAAAACAGTAAAAAAT
Above is a genomic segment from Actinomycetota bacterium containing:
- a CDS encoding TrpB-like pyridoxal phosphate-dependent enzyme, which translates into the protein MEDKTKKYILPESEIPSKWYNINPDLPKPLAPPCNPQTGKPLTPEELEVIFPRSIIEQEVSMQNYIDIPAELIDIYRMWRPTPLVRAERLERMIDTPAKIFFKNESASPAGSHKPNTAVAQAYYNKKDGTGRLTTETGAGQWGCALSFAGALIGIPVTVYMVKVSYEQKPYRKIMMHAYGGKVYASPSKLTDAGRAMLALDPDCPGSLGLAISEAVEEAVKSGGEAKYSLGSVLNHVILHQTIVGLETKDQFKKMGITPDVLIACVGGGSNFGGFVFPFIPDKLKGKDIRMIAVEPTSCPTLTKGEFTFDYGDTSKMAPIVQMYTLGHDFMPPSIHAGGLRYHGMAPQVSMLYHEGLIEAVAYPQNPCFEAAMMFAKAEGIIPAPESSHAIKCAIDEALKCRKTGEKKVIAFNLSGHGHFDMTAYEKYMEGKLADYEYPKEFVKESLKKLPKVEI